A window of Pieris rapae chromosome 22, ilPieRapa1.1, whole genome shotgun sequence genomic DNA:
atgtaagtagattttaatttataaagaatgtaggttactatataattaaaatcgcaACTTTGacatgtcaattgtcatttagaaaaatttgCCAAGGGATAGTTTCTTATACACatcacttatttaattaattgtatttgtcaCAATATAGTATatgaatgtataaatttaatgttgcCATTAAAACCTTTAAACAGTAATTAATGTTGAAATTTTTCCCGcgttactaaaaatattgcgtttaattcacaattaattgatacagttaataatatttttaattgtaattgaagCAAACCAGAccatgaaattaatataaaaattaattaattatttatttatttttcatgtacGCTCAATGACGAAGGAATGTTAATAGTCGGTACGTACATACCTTTAttgatgtatttatataaatcattaaattataataaagattttagtaGTAGTCACATAAATTTcctcaatataaaaaaaattccctAATGACTATATAACAACTTCaatcgaaaataaaaacaaaattgatttataggCCTGCAGAACATAACAAACACATTTTCATACTTAACATGATTTGACATTAGTTTGTTACACAGGGATTGTCCTATGGTGTTTTCgaaaacatatttctttacaaaatcTCTCTTCGGTCGGTCATGTGTGATCGTGGTCAGCAAGGACACATCTTGAGCGAACTATCAGTTTCCACCAGTTTCTATCCAGAGCCTCTTATAACAATGTACCTATCTATAGTTTTAAGGACGATGAGTCTTTTAATTGTTCGGTTTGGTTAGTGAACGTAATCTTTTGAATTTAGTGTTACCAACCacagtttctccaagttcttaATGTCTCTGCGCAatgtattacaaaaatctataaacaCTAGTATAATCCTAGATTCATCATAATCTTAATCTAATCATAATCTATTgcaacataattttaaatcttaaattccATACAACATTCCAACATTCAACAATAACATTATTCTATGCTTAGCTGTAACGTCTGCCTAGGGAGATGGTATGGTGTGAACAATTAATCCGGGAAACTGCGGGATGGAAGGGGATAGCCCCCGGCGACAATCACGGGAAATGGCGCCCGCGGGAATCGAACAAGTTAAATCTTTGCCAACTTTGTCCGGAACTGTAATTGTACTTAGCTTGTCTTATTTAGTGCACTCTGCAGTTCATGACTATTATTTAAGGGGGAATTAAATTGATCGAGAATTCCGATATCAATTGTGAATACATATGGAAGTGTAGGTTGTTGAATTGGGTACAGTATagacatatataaatacagtcGTTGTtgaaattttgatatattttatgataataattttcgtatctaaaattctttcactttGTCCAGTTCCATCAAGTTATCTGAAATAGTAGGTacctacaaaaatatactttattagtttaaatatggAACCTAGTAAATTAGAAggtatcaattttaaattcgaaTTCTAATTCAGATACCTATTTAAAACACACAGGCAATAGTGAAAATACggaatttgataattttaaatttcaaattctaaTTTAGATGGCATTCTTGAAACACAATTAAGCAAActgcaataaaaatactaaatctttttaaaataaatatttttttatatggagTCTTGCTAATACACAATTCAATACTACATGTTTGTCAAGCCATTGTCTGTCACAATAGTCTAGCACTATgtctatttattcaaattgtttGCCCGTCTCAAGGAAATTCTCTGTTCAGCCAATGAAATGACGATCCATCAATACTGGAATGATACTAACAACTCTAAAAGAGATTTCCGAGTGAGGGtgaaatacaaaattcttTCATTCTTTTTTAAGTTGCTGTATAATGTATTACCAACGATGcttaaataaatcatgaaaACGGATCTCTCGCTACggctattaattatataatatctggTTTATGTCCGCTAAACGTTTCATTTAACCCTTAAAAATCTGGTTTAATTTTGTATCGTATTCTGTGccaaatcgttttttttatacacagaCGCAAGCTCTAAGTGCAAGCGGTAGGTACCTATGTGATCGCTAGAGATAGTTCTCTAGTTTCGGACACcaactgttaataataaaagaatattcgGGACTACTGCTAAACCTTTAATTTCACACTTAAAAgccttttttagttttaaaaattctaagtTGCGCTACTTAAGGTTTCAATACAAACATGTATTCTTTGTTGTACATAAACTAATTTGTTCCCACTcactaataatatatctgtATTGTACCAAAGCTGTCATCCACTATTGATttacaatagaaaataatgtCAGTTACGCAGTGGGTAGTCTACGGTAGTAAACAGTAGATCACACCAAGCTTATTTTTCCATCAATCGTCTTCGTTATTTGTCGTTATTAGTTTCGCACTCAAATCTTTTGTCGTTCAATCACAAAAATATCTCTTACAAAAGATGGCTGGAGTTGGgcaataattacttttaattataagcttAAAAGAagggataaataataatttggatTGATTAGTTTTTAAGTATTGGTACTATACAAATCAATGTTACATTCAAATGCAATGTTAAGTGTAACTCATTAAACTGCCGTGTATATTTACCTACTATAGGTACTGTATTTATACAGGTTTAGTTAgtcacgtcgccattagccattttattataacacacATAGGACCTACGCGAGCTCCTAGTGCAAGTACTAGTGCGTCATGGGTAAAGGAGTTCAAAGCTCACTTTAACTCGTTGCGCTGTCGCATACGCTGGCCATATATGGACCGTATGTTGCAGCCGACACCGACTGCATTGTGCTCTACAGCAGTCGGTCTTGGTCATGCGGACATGAGGTCCGTCTATGGCCAGCGTTaggtacattaaaataattaggcACATAGAACGAAATGTTACAACCTGCTAGTGCTTAGAACGTTTCTAGAGAACGCTCGAAAGACAATCTTAggtttaattcatttaattaaaatttacacaagGTACAGACATTAATTTGCTGTCTTAATGACGCTTTAGggacacaataaaaaaattataattggatTGAATGTTATAAATCAGTATATGACGGTAAAGTACCGCAGCCCAACAATAACTTCCTTCTCTACATCtgaaaactatatataaacgaTTTTTGAATGATTtagacttttatatataaatgtaataatacctaaaatattattaatgtggAAACTGAGAAACTGATAATTGgcctaatattatataatattgatccCTTTTTAGCTGTAAGTTTCcctaaaattgtaaaataaaataagataaaaaaatataggtaggtatatagttataataaatatacacggATAAAACTCGAATAGGTTTTTAATGACTAATGATGATTGAGATCTGAGTTCATCGGCATATGCTTAAAATATCTCGTACAGACCGCATACGAAATAAAACCGTGCTGGAGGGAATGCATAAGAACAAAGAAGTGCTTATGACGATAAGAAAAGGAATTTCAATATATCGGACACGTTTTACGTAACCCCAAAAAGGAGCTCCTTTAACTAATCATACACCCTGGCCGCAGACGTACGTCCTGGTTGATAAACTTAAGACAATTGTTTGGTCAAGGCACCAAGTCGTTTAGAAGCGCGGcatgcaaaattaaaatagccatTATGATCGGCAACCTTCGCAAGGAGATGATAAGAAGAAGAATGACTACTAATCTAGTGCTTAGAAAAGCAcgagtatatttaaattatatactaaatcATTCTACATACTCTATCAATACAGAAGGAAATCGAAAACACTTAGATTAAAGATTTCCACTTCGTTATCACTATCAGTGACCGCGCCTCGTCCATCAAAAACGTATTACAGGCTTACAAGGAGGTATGAGATAGTGCACCTCAAAAAGACCGCTATCTTATCacgattatttatttggacTTTACCGACAAAGCTGTTACATCCGAACATTATGTTCGACAAGCGATTTGCGTATTATTTCTCAATTAACGACTTCATAGAATTTTGCATGAATGAACCTTATCGATTGGTCTATTATCTTGAGTGGACCGCATTACATTtgcaacaaattttatataatatataaagaatgtATAGAAAGACATGAACGTATTATATCATTAACAGTTTTTGAAAcagaaaaatcatttattcatataggtaacataatgaacacttatgaacgtcaaaaaaaaaagaaatattcattaaatgattcttttctacatttactgccagttcttaaataaaGGGCGTAGAAgtgaagagaagaactggcaataacctctccgccactatttttagtcaccaagtttttttacataatgtttgtaaggagctgcaaccattacaccatgttccatatgacatcttgagtaataattatcaataataattgaataatgttGTACCACTCAGGCCCCGAGTAAACACCTCGTTCCCATatgcatatttatattatatgcatgAAAGGCGCAAAATTGTCAGTCATTAGGATCTAAAGATAATTGGTTTAGGAACAATAAGAGAGGTTAGACTGATGTAGGTCTTTACCATACGTCgtgtaaatattcatttaaaatatacaaattgagggcgtaattaataataattggcaAGCAGGTAATCAAAATCATAATGAGTCTAGCATAACACGAGCGAGAAAAATGTAAGCAAGTTATGGTcatccaaattaaaatattatagattgatgaaaatttatgaaaagacCAATATGAACCAATCAAatactaagattattatttcagCCAGTAGGTATCATGTTGGTCGTTGGCTGCAATCGAATTTCCTGTCAGTTTATCTCCAGCAGGCCGCGTTTTGCACGTGGGTCTCTTCCTTAAAACCTTTTCCtcccaataataaaatttcactcTACCAATTGTAATATTGAACAGCGTCTAAAATTCGCGACGCGCTATTCCGCCGCCATATTTAATATCGGAccgtgttattttattattcaattaatcctctatgtatttaaaatagaattcttattctataaatatagtttaacaTAAAGTAGGTTATACAATGCTATTAATGTTTCATGcatacaatatgtatttagaaCATATTTAGCAATAATATAAAGCTAAAGAACTAAGTTACTAACAAAATCACGATTGCAATTCGTAAGAgcgaaagatattttaaatatggagTGTTCATTTTTGAATTCGGAATAGTAAAATGGCGGCTGAGATGAGGTCTGGGGCCACTTTATCTAAGCGTATATTTGCCTGTGATAAGACAGTTCTATCCGCCCCAGGCCGACGCCCGCCCGCaatgtttgtatacaaatattttctctGATTCAAATGATAACTGTTTtgctattattatagatatagcAGAATTTATGTACtacatataataagtaatcgGCTTAGCGTCAAATTTCAGCAAGTTTACATTTTGAAATGCATTCCCTAAGTATCAAATAGCAATGTTTTGTCTTTGTCACTCTCGTGTCAGTCGTCGTAATAAGTGTGACACACATACCCTCATTTATGACTTATGAATTAGTTTTATGCAATGAGATTGTTTAAAGTTAGAAAAACCGCTATTCGTTTTAAAAACGTTGCCTTTTTGAACGGTacttaaatcattaaatattaagattggcgaaatataattaaagttttataaagataactataaaaacaaatgtacaTCAGGcgaaatacgaaattccatccgtatcacctcgtcCATCGCTTCACAATTGAGTGTTATTGCAGATTTTGGGTATGTGAAAGCTGTCACTATAGTATTTCCACTCAGGTCCTTCAAGGAAAGAGTGTACCTAACTTTAAAAGACTGGCATTGAGAGCGTCCATGACATTTAACATCAAAGGaggctttttttattgataaagttaaCCAACGCTCGGcccactgatacattggtaaaaacaaacacaaaataaaatttttaatgtgagaAGCActtagaggcaaacatgatATGAGGCTTCTTCCTATTATTCCCGTCAGTCaagacaattaatttattatcatactCCAAAACTTTTCAAATTTTGATGTAAAGTGGGGAATGgtattaaaacaaactatAACAAAATGAGATTTATTGTCGTCCCAATGTACCATTCACTTGACCGAACTTTGAAGTTGAAGAAACCTtttggaattattattaaattttcgatTTCGAATGTCAATggactatatttaattttttttgtatatatagctGTAATGCATCGTTATACAGttgctatattatttataggctaaaaaaatattttttctacaaatttAGATTGATTAATATGGTAATGCACCGAGTCTATCCTCGGTTACCTTAAAAATTAACACCTTCCATCAAAACCTCATCTTTATATAGACAGAGCGCATATTCATTTTGTTTGCATCCCCAACaggaaatttattttgtcattttaagtttgaacgtgtttaatttaaaaacgtaaTTTCTGACTTTGATTATAAGAAGCTGTTTTTGACGGccttaaatttgaaataacttagtttatttattttatatctgtcGTGAAAAAGCATTGGGTATGGGGAACTCAATTCACACCAGAATATCTGCTATACAGAGACTGGGTGACCTGTAAAACCAGCTCGAGGAGTTCTACCAGAGGCTCCGGGGTCGCTCACGCATTCTTCTGAGCTTTGAAAAAGCTTACATCAAAATATCGACTACCTTATACGCgctaagtaataaatttataaacaatttacctTAGTCATATACAAGTCAAAACCGTATATGACTAAGGTAAACCGTTTACGACTACATCGACCAAAGTCAAAGGTCCAGGCCgttttatgtacttaataataacGTAATCGGCTGtaacgactatcggtttttacgaccaaatatgagttgTGCCTCCGATGTCGTTCAAACAGATTTTGACGTTGAAAGCgaccaaattcaaatatatttttaattgtatttgaatatgtttttatctaaTTCTCGCATGCTTTACTAGAAAATACCTATAGGCTTTAACGCTAACTTATAACCAAATGACTTAACATACGTTGGCAGAATACTCCATGTTACATCAGTAGAAGAAACTGTTTTCCTAATTAAAGCGACTTTGATAAAAGAATTTCACAGTATAACTGCGTAGTATATCTGTCTCTAAGCAATCATTacacaattgttttaaattccaCATTTCTGTCGTATGtgacaaacataatttatgaaGTTCCTAATACCgagataagaattatttacacACTCCGAGTACACAGGCACCTCGTGTCAACAGATCTACCTATCTTGATTTTACACGTTGAGAAATcaacagataaaaaatgtaaatagaaattaacattttactgAAAATATTCACGAATTTCCAAAGAGTTTTTTGTCTGTACACGAGCAATAACTCTTTGTTATTGGCTTGAGTGTATTTTGTTTAgcctaattattttatctattgtattatctattaaattaattgtagatatttaatatcaaagtGGATATAACTGTGTTAATTCACTTCCAATAATGTCGACTcgaattttttaaactttctgaTATTTGGCATTTTTTAACTAACTTCTCTGGTGTGGTCCACGTTGATCCTTTACTAAGCTCCTGCGGTGTCTCTGTAGTCTACTTGGATTCATCTTATCGGATTCCTTCTACAGAACGATGTCTCCTTAGTTTTGTCTATGGTATAAATAGTCAATAAACatcaaatagataaaataatttaggaaTTGTTTTATCTccattaatatgaaaattataagaGAACACGCGttttaaacacacaaaaatttatctaaatatataagtacacaCATTTAAACTcacaaatatgaatataacaaaaattaagcgaagtgtaaataatacCTAAAATTATGCAATAAGTACTTATCAAATCTTTTGTTACAGGCAAGACAAGAACAAAGGACAAGTATAGAGTGGTATACAGTGATCATCAGCGGTTAGAATTGGAGAAGGAGTTTCACTACAGCAGATATATCACCATCAGGCGAAAGGCAGAGTTAGCTGTCAGCCTTGGACTTTCTGAACGACAGGTAAGCCCGCAATTTTAAAAGTAGAGGAATTTGATCTCTATGATATTTTGAACTACCTGCAGCAGTTCAAAGTAGGATCTAGATGAGCGAATATGATATTTACGATTTGTTTATACGgttcatatttcattgatGCTGTGACAAAAATCGAACTATGGACGATGTATTGAGGATTCTTGAGGGCGTGCAAATCTGTTTATATACATAGGTGCTCAATCAATAATAAACCTATAGTATTTAGAAATAaggtcaaatataatatataaataattttatacattacgataaattatatagcattgctatttattttacatgtaaattaattttcagtcTTTCTTTGTATTGTTACatcttactatatatatatatttatttaaaataaacaataacatgataattaatttaaatgtaaaataaattggaCTCCAAACCCACCTGAAGTTGCAGCGCCActagttttttaaaagattttccgGCGATATGTAAACAAATTCTTTGAATGACTTTCTAAAAGTTAGAAGCGCCAAATCTCTATTgtcaataaaagttttaaacgaAAATGTGGTGTCGTTATAAGAATTGCGGAACTTGAGTGACTACCGTAGTTAAACTTTACCTAGTATTTGTTCTTCTTTCGTCTGCTTATCTTCGTTATTCTTctacacttcgttacattacaatataaaaatacacacaattAAATGGATAGGAAACTGGCTTACTCGCACTCGAAATATGCCTTACCTAAAAACTTTTTGGTATGAATATCCGACCGGATTAATACGGGGCGTTTAGGTAGTTTAAAGTCGtgcctaaaataataataaaaaatattacatagacaacattatattcatttacaaCGTTGTTACAGGTAAAAATATGGTTCCAAAACCGTCGCGctaaagaaagaaaacaagTCAAGAAACGCGAGGAGGTTGTGATGAAAGAGAAGGGCGATCACGCCTCACTCCAACACGCGCAATTACACCACGCCACAATGTTGCATCACCAACAGATGATGAACGGCATGATGCACCATCACCACTACCATCAAGGCGTCCTTCAGGGCGTGCCTGAGCCGCTGGTGCCAAGCGTTGCACCCGTCCCCTTGCTGTGACCGCAATGTGAAGATTACGGTGTTTTTGACACTTATCAGTGACAATTGACCAGTGAAAGCCCATGGGCGTTGTGCTTTAAATTCCTCTTATAAAGTGATAAACGTAGTGCAATATTCTCACCGTCTGCTCGTGAGTATATACTCTCTGAGGTTC
This region includes:
- the LOC110997027 gene encoding homeobox protein CDX-2 isoform X1 → MVNYVNPLAMYQGKGGQYASGWYGWQHQNFEEQQWCAWNGAPTEWPTDPHHFKREPGERDMGEMPSPARGDLASPGEGSPGSRPSQPPAPPRSPYEWMKKPSYQSQPNPGMLIVGKTRTKDKYRVVYSDHQRLELEKEFHYSRYITIRRKAELAVSLGLSERQVKIWFQNRRAKERKQVKKREEVVMKEKGDHASLQHAQLHHATMLHHQQMMNGMMHHHHYHQGVLQGVPEPLVPSVAPVPLL
- the LOC110997027 gene encoding homeobox protein CHOX-CAD isoform X2, with the protein product MVNYVNPLAMYQGKGGQYASGWYGWQHQNFEEQQWCAWNGAPTEWPTDPHHFKREPGERDMGEMPSPARGDLASPGEGSPGSRPSQPPAPPRSPYEWMKKPSYQSQPNPGKTRTKDKYRVVYSDHQRLELEKEFHYSRYITIRRKAELAVSLGLSERQVKIWFQNRRAKERKQVKKREEVVMKEKGDHASLQHAQLHHATMLHHQQMMNGMMHHHHYHQGVLQGVPEPLVPSVAPVPLL